Proteins co-encoded in one Pseudophryne corroboree isolate aPseCor3 chromosome 1, aPseCor3.hap2, whole genome shotgun sequence genomic window:
- the LOC134895689 gene encoding ribonuclease H1-like produces the protein MRPRIPIMQWIMSNPKSNRIGHAQEQSIIKWKWYISERAKQGEGGVASLHEKIADIPVDGVSTASPQEQLEESPVKWGKPYSELSDKSQCHTWFTDGSARYVAGRRKWRSVAFNPRMSKTLKIEGEGKSSQYAELFAVYLALRQEIGGECNIYTDSWSVANGLATWMMSWKKHDWKIHGKELWGKEVWEDIEVITKQTKVTVFHVDAHVPLDSLERLFNSQADAQAAIAKSSHEPVAGETKELESWLQGTALWAHQKSGHLGEKATYRLS, from the exons ATGAGACCACGCATACCAATTATGCAATGGATAATGTCTAATCCAAAGTCAAATAGGATTGGGCATGCCCAAGAACAGAGTATTATAAAATGGAAATGGTATATTTCAGAAAGGGCAAAACAGGGAGAGGGAGGTGTGGCATCCTTACATGAAAAAATTGCAGATATTCCAGTAGATGGAGTGAGTACAGCTTCTCCTCAAGAACAGCTGGAAGAATCACCAGTAAAATGGGGTAAACCTTATTCTGAGTTAAGCGACAAATCTCAATGTCACACATGGTTTACAGATGGATCTGCACGTTATGTTGCGGGAAGAAGAAAGTGGAGATCAGTTGCGTTTAATCCCCGCATGTCTAAGACATTAAAAATAGAAGGGGAAGGAAAGAGTAGCCAATATGCTGAATTATTTGCAGTATATTTGGCCCTTAGACAGGAAATTGGAGgtgaatgtaatatttatactgattCATGGTCAGTAGCCAATGGATTAGCCACATGGATGATGAGCTGGAAGAAACATGATTGGAAAATTCATGGGAAAGAGTTATGGGGAAAGGAAGTCTGGGAGGACATTGAAGTTATCACTAAACAAACAAAAGTAACTGTATTCCATGTTGATGCACATGTACCATTAGACTCACTTGAACGTTTGTTTAATTCACAAGCAGATGCACAAGCCGCCATTGCTAAGTCATCTCATGAGCCAGTGGCAGGAGAGACGAAGGAATTGGAATCATGGTTGCAGGGTACAGCCCTTTGGGCACACCAAAAGAGTGGACATCTGGGAGAAAAGGCAACTTACAG ATTGTCGTGA